Within the Oreochromis niloticus isolate F11D_XX linkage group LG14, O_niloticus_UMD_NMBU, whole genome shotgun sequence genome, the region ATAGGTAAGACTGAACTGATTGAACTAAGCAGTAAGAGTATGTTAAGATGAATAAAAGTTTACTctattttctttgctttttttcatcTCTGTTGGCATTAGGTTACGATGGCCCAGCTTTCAGATATCTAATCGTCTAAGTCACTCAAGAGCATCCCTGCAGATTACAAACCAATCAGCAGGCCAGCTGAGTTTGTTACAAAAGTTTTCACTGTTGCGTTTGACTGCAATCATGGAGAAATATTCCCTGACCAATAAACATGGCTGGGCTTGGTAAGTCTAACATATCCTCCCATCTACTTATGTTTGATTCCTATTTTCCATTTGGATTTTATTACAGTTCTTTGAACTGATAATCACTCTCAGTCGTCAGTATTCTTTATGTATGTATTTGTCCAAATCCTGATATACTGTATTGGCGTCCTTCATTGTCATTATCTTTCTTTAGTCTCAAgagaattttttaaaacatgtgcTAATGTCTCTCCTAGGTCTGTGCCAAAATTTATGAAGAGAATGAAGGTACCAGATTATAAGGATAAGATTGTGTTCGGAGTTCCTCTCATTGTGCATGTGCAGCGTTCAGGACAGCCCTTGCCCCTCGGCCTGCAGCAGGCCCTGCGGTACTTGAGGAGTCAGTGTCTTGACCAGGTCAGTGACAGCATACGATACTCTCACACTGCACATGCCTTTCATTTTCATATATGAAGTTTATGTGATATCACTGTTTTGTTTCCAGGTGGGTCTTTTTCGTAAATCAGGCGTGAAGTCTCGAATTCAAGCTCTGAGGCAGATGAATGAAAGTTCTCCAGAAAATGTGAATTATGAGGATCAGTCCGCCTATGATGTGGCTGATATGGTGAAGCAATTCTTCAGGGACTTACCTGAGCCCCTACTTACCAGCAAGCTGGGAGAGACCTTCCTCCATATTTACCAGTGTAAGTAAAGATTGCGTTTTTATCTGATATCACTTCCTCTGCAAAGcagaaatgttgtttttttaatccttcTATTAACCTGTGCAGATGTACCAAAGGACCAAAGATTACAAGCTGTCCAGGCAGCCATCATGTTGATGTCTGATGAAAACCGAGAGGTACTGCAGACGCTACTCTGTTTCCTTAGTGATGTCACTTCCTCTGTGGCGGAGAACCAGATGACACCTATGAATATTGCTGTGTGCCTGGCTCCGTCCCTCTTCCATCTCAACAAAATGAAGAAGGACAATCTTTCACCAaggtattgttttctttttttcttgtgttacACTTAACTTGGTGTCTCTGGTTTTGGGTAACATTACCTGCCATTCTGTGTTTACAAAAATAATGATGAAGACATGCATACATTAACTCCTGCATGATTATCTTCCCCACAGCTCCATAAAGATCGCTATAAAGTGGGTTACAGATTTTACTCACCCCTCAGGGGTGCAGTAGATAACTCTCTTTCTGGGCCAGTTTTACCCCAGTTAAAGCTTAATGTTTTATGAGATCATGCTGTgtacaaacaaagcaaagctcTCTAATTTAGCAAGTTGAAATTGTTGCTAAAGAGATCAAAGCGGTTTCCTGCAGAGCGGAAGAAGGGTTTATATACTGTTTCTTGTGGGGATGTTGACCTGAAGTCCCTGCTGGCCTAATAGGTTTTCTCTCCTCATATAATCTCCAGGGCCATGCATAAGAAGTATGCTACTGGTAGACCAGACCAGAAGGATCTGAATGAGAATTTAGCAGCGACACAGGGCCTCGCTCACATGATCATAGAGTGCAACCGCCTCTTTGAGGTACGAGAACCTGTGTTTATTATGCAGTAAGAATTTAAAGCCTGAATGCAGTATCTgctcttgtttttatttgctgtGAGCCTTACCTTATGCTTTTATGCACCCATTAGATCCCTCATGAGATGGTTACTCAGTCGCGTAATTCCTATGTGGAGGCTGATTTGCATGCACCAACAATTGACGAGCTGTGCAAGCAGTCGGAAGATGAGGACGGAACATACCAAACACTTTTGGAGGGGAGACTTCAGAACCTGCTCAAAGAGGCCCGGGAAAAATCCAAATACTGGGTGTCTTGCAGCAGCTCTGATAACACAGAGCTCTATTATAAGAAGGTTAGTTTTCTAACCTAAACCTAAACCACTATCTTTATTTCAAAGATAGTGGTACATGAAAACAAtcctttttgtgtctttgtgtgtgatCCAGGTGGGAGATGGCAACCCTTTGAGACGTTGGAAAGTGTCTGTCGAGGTGGAAGCACCGCCATCTGTGGTGTTGAACCGGGTGCTGCGAGAGCGCCACCTGTGGGATATGGACCTCCTTCAGTGGAAAGTGTGCGAGACACTGGACAGGCAAACAGAAGTGTTTCAGTATGTCCTGAGTCGCATGCCCCCTCATCCCAGCAGGGACTTTGTAGTTCTTAGGTGAGTGCTTAAGAAAACTCAACGCACCATATGTTCTCTTATTTTGGGAATAGCTCAAATTGTATTTCTTTAGATACCATAATCAGTCTCTTTCTGTGCATTCAAGGTCATGGAGGACAGACTTGCCCAAAGGTGCTTGCTCCCTGGTTTCTGTGTCTATAGAGCATGAAGACTGTCCTCCTTTAGGAGGGATAAGGGCTATAGTCCTGGAGTCTAACTACCTATTAGAGCCCTGTGGCTCAGGAAAGTCCAGACTAACTCACATCTGCAGAGTGGACATGAAGTAAGTCCTACAATGAGCTTTTACACAAGATTCTTTTAGAAAGTGCTACAAAGAAAAGTTGTTCTCTTATGGTTTGAGCTGCATTTCTAAATATTTTGCGATGTATGCTATAGTATATTGAATATAGTGTTTTGATTTCAGGGGAAGGACTCCAGACTGGTACAACAAAGCCTTTGGCCACCTTTGTGCTGCAGAAGCTGCCCGAATCCGCAACTCCTTTCAGCCACTAATCACAGACGGCCCAGAGACCAAAATCTGACATTCTTTGCTGCTTGTGTCTGCTCAGCCTTGAGATCAACATTGAGCCTTTGAGTCATTGCTAACAGCCACAAAAAGCAGAGACAGGACTCCAGAACGAAAGCAcagtttattgtttgtttgtctgaatGCAAAATGCTCTGAAAATAACTTATGGCTCCTCTGTAATTGCACAATTTTAAAAGAGGACATCTTATAGGTGCTGAGCATAATTCTTCATTGGGAAATTAATTATCCTGCCAATATCATTGACATTTATGACTATTTTATTTACCTTCATGTTTCTAAAACTGTATGTTATAATAATTATCTTTAAtaatattattgtattattgtttCTACAATGTCTAGGACATTCAAGCTCTGAAATGCTTCTGGGAAgcatatatttgtttgtttcagatttAAAGCTATAATTATTTAGATGTACACTCaagtgtatatatgtgtgtctgtgtgtgtgtgtgaatatacTGTAAATTAAATAGAATGTATAttttgtatatatgtgtgtgtgtatatatatacatatatatatatatatatgaagggGTAATGAGTACATATGTTAATTTTCCATATATTAATTCATTTTTCTGTGTGAACCGTTCTGTCAAACACATGGTACAAAATTGTAAGCTGGTTTTACTTTGCTCCTTTATTGCCATTTTGAAATGGGTGTAACTGTAATAAACATTGACCTTCAGTGGTTGTGAAGAAGGTGACTTAAGGTTTGACTTGATCATACCTGCTTTAGGGTACTGGATTGTGCAGTCAGgtacaaaaatgtcttttttttaaaataaaaccatgaAAATGATGAAATGCCTTGTGTGCTGATTTCTAATTGTATTGTCTGCTTctaaaaagaagtaaaaatttAAACAGTATTTTTGGGAGTATGTAAATTCGATTAATCGTCAAAAGAAGCTAAGAACTTGTTACAGATGTTTAGGAGGTGTCAGAaattctcatttaaaaatacttaaatatttttaaatacaaaagttCATACACCGAGCAAGGAAACACACTTCACTCTGATTTGGAATGAGAGGGACCTCTGCTGGCTTTTTACAAAAATCATGCGACTCGAAATAGTTCACAGAGGATGACTTATCTGAAATTGATTGCTTTTATAATGCCACCTCAGTGGTTGAAAAAGCTAATAAAGACTGTTTTATTATTCTCTGGCTTTTTCCCCCCAAACTATATGGTAActtgcaaatgtactgtttataagattggggaaacctgcagtcagctgagactgaagaagtcacttgtaTGAGTGacgagatttacttacctgaatgattgagaatgcatcaagacatatatGGTAACTTGGgttaaactgggaaaactgtCAGTTTCTGCCACTAGATGGCTCCTCTATTTTCAGATTGATGATCTTTACAGTggcagcttttctttttcctcttaatGATCTTGCCATGggtacatttatttattttagcacGTTGAGAACATATCACCATACATATACAATACATTTTTGATGGCAGTCTAGGTTTTTGTATGCCATTTATGTACACGCTGTTGGTGTGTGTAGACCAAGCCTCCTTCACTGATCTCAGTTCAACACTAGCGGTGTTTGTTTCTCAGTTACAATGATTCAGTGACGCGTTGATAGGCAGAGACAAAacattagaaaaaataaaacagaatatatTTATGCCTTATACAATGCAGTCTACAAACTAAGCCATTATGCAAAGATATAGCATGAGAAAAATAGAACACGAGAAATATGTGAGTAAAAAACAATGTCATTCAACAAACTTCTACATTTCATTCGCAGGTGAACTGTCAAATATTACAATGTCTATCATTTTCGGTGGTTTATCACAAAATACATCAAAATTACACAATGGTAGTCATGATAGGCACAGCAGTAAAAACTGACACGACTCTTTTGAAGCCATGCTGACACAGATCTGCTTAATGAGCTCTTGAAATGCACGCTCAGCTTCCGACTGTCAGAAAGGAAGATTGACAGAATTGTCCCAAGCTGTCAGTGCCAGCCTGTTTTATATAAATGCTGGAAACTGATTTTTTGattattatcttttttaaaaaaaacaaacaaacaaccaaacaaacaaagcatatGTTTGTGCACAGAAACGTTCtctaaaatgtatatatatgtatgggATTACATCTATCCAgatttgtctttcttttataGCAAACAAATAAGTGGAATATGCCCTAACAGTGTATCTTTTAGTCATTACTCTGTGAGAAATAAGGGCATGTAAAAGATATTGGAGAAGTCAGCCCTCTTAATTGTCTCATAAAACATTTAAGGTGGGGGGAGTGGCAGAAATGCTGCATAGTATAATTACACTGTCCATTTGAATGTGTGTCCACAAGACGACTGCTCCCTAATTCAGTAGGAAAGTTAAGAGAAACCCTGTCTCAGTATTAGTATTCATCCTAATGTAATTAAATTTATATTGCCTTGCATAAAAGACTATCCAAGGTCACATTTGTCCTTCATGAGATATGCCACACCTGGCGCTCTATAACGAAACTACCATACGTTTTTGTGAGaaagataataataattgtCAGCTACAATACAGACATTTACAAGTGTACATGTGCAGTGTCTGATTAACCTTTCACgaacatgtaaataaaagcaacaGTGAGTTATTTGGTAGGCCTAATTCTCGTTTTTGATAGGAGTACAGGTATCTTTAGCAAGCTGGCATATGGTCAGGTATTATATTCAGGTGTACCAACTCATCACTGAATACAGTAAATACAGTTTGGTGCACCAACAGTGGAAGTCATCTGTAATATTAGGCTATGGCTCTGCTTTTAATGCGAACATTTCCACCACATgcggttttcttttctttttatccgTCCATTTCTATTTTACTCAGTGTtcatttcatattattttaCTATAATTGTTTTGATTTTCCAATTAGAACATTTCTCATACCTAAATTACTAAATTAGCATGAGATAAATCTCTAATCTTCACCGGTAAAATCTAATCTTGACTTAAGGGAATGAGAAACCTGTTGAAATTCATTAGCCATCAGGATAACACGGTCTATTTTTTTACTGTCTACATTAAGTGTCTGTCTAAAGTTATTGAAGCCAGCCGGTCTTGGCTGCTCCAGCCCACGCCGCGGAGAACGTGGCGAAGCGACAAGTCTCCGGTATCTCAGCCACCGCAGGCGTAGTAAGCGGGACGGCAGGTAGGGGGCGGCAACATGGCGGTGACGGCAGCACAGCCACTGAACGGCGCACATCCGTGAGAGCGGCACAATCACGCACAGCTTTGTGTGTTCATCGCAGGTCTGTCAGCTCGGTAAACTGCCCGGCATCGATTTCACACCGGACATACTGACCAGAACTCCTCAGAGTGGATTTCACTGACAGAGAGTGATTTcttttttggtgttttgcttttttttgtttttgtttttttttctcgagtgtttatttcattttttttttcgtgATGCTCCAGAACAGTGATTAAGTATATTGCAGAGAGAAAGCGTAACAGCTCCTGAAAGCTCCCGGTTTGGCTGGAAATGACAAGCGGTAGACCGGTGACAATGCCGGGCTCGCTGTCGCTCTCGGACCGACAACCTCCTCCAGGTCACGGGCAACACGCGGCTGCAGTCTCCGCTGCGGCCGGTGAGACAGTGATGATGTCCGGATCAGGTTCAGTGGTCCTCCCGGCTGGGATTATGAATCCATCGGTTCCTATCCGGAATATCAAGATGAAATTTGCCGTTCTTACCGGACTGATCCAGGCTGGAGAGGTT harbors:
- the stard13b gene encoding stAR-related lipid transfer protein 13 isoform X6 — encoded protein: MKLDVNLPKKKSEDSDEDDLFAISDKWTFEWSSRRWSRLQDIDSLLGNHREGELSRDGVPLRTTTSSESVLTDLSEPEVSSLHSESSGGSGHRGLSTEDSDCSNRTCSDTAAMPDSTSLTMPHIPKEFAHFNSPSDKHSKTTRSCAKELLKRMDTLSSRGNLGKGHKTLVISSPVLQQEAQVLKKLRCEDIINGDGGALEPPCNKILPSHSSSEGSSHSGGSTVSTPSLKEHKPHRVDHKRSGMYLEDMDIFSGSQMNKVAEQNRRNEFCSYENLVVHIPKDHKPGTFPKALSIESLSPTGGASINWHTGSMHLDSPLISCRKETRPATKSSSRGSRISVYDNVPGSHLYASTGDLIDLEKEDLFPHLDDILLHVNGLQQIVDHWSKNVLPGGEGIVQIDDGKDDTAGLQSSSQITLDFEGNSVTESQIVPSDGDRDKVSLTETESTRLRERRDSGVGASLTRPNRLRWPSFQISNRLSHSRASLQITNQSAGQLSLLQKFSLLRLTAIMEKYSLTNKHGWAWSVPKFMKRMKVPDYKDKIVFGVPLIVHVQRSGQPLPLGLQQALRYLRSQCLDQVGLFRKSGVKSRIQALRQMNESSPENVNYEDQSAYDVADMVKQFFRDLPEPLLTSKLGETFLHIYQYVPKDQRLQAVQAAIMLMSDENREVLQTLLCFLSDVTSSVAENQMTPMNIAVCLAPSLFHLNKMKKDNLSPRAMHKKYATGRPDQKDLNENLAATQGLAHMIIECNRLFEIPHEMVTQSRNSYVEADLHAPTIDELCKQSEDEDGTYQTLLEGRLQNLLKEAREKSKYWVSCSSSDNTELYYKKVGDGNPLRRWKVSVEVEAPPSVVLNRVLRERHLWDMDLLQWKVCETLDRQTEVFQYVLSRMPPHPSRDFVVLRSWRTDLPKGACSLVSVSIEHEDCPPLGGIRAIVLESNYLLEPCGSGKSRLTHICRVDMKGRTPDWYNKAFGHLCAAEAARIRNSFQPLITDGPETKI